A genomic window from Heptranchias perlo isolate sHepPer1 chromosome 20, sHepPer1.hap1, whole genome shotgun sequence includes:
- the LOC137335985 gene encoding zona pellucida sperm-binding protein 4-like, which translates to MEGLGILVLLFVVICSAQPPSLLFPADKCWLSPKNRKDCGFPGIEAIECVQRGCCFDAGNRDAPPCFYSLDNLPVCTKDGRVLIAISKDLTLPPVNLTTLHLKDGDGAECSPTVASADTVLFQFAVTECGATQRLDGVNILYETDVLGEFEILDGALGSVTRDSPFRLHVQCSYKGSQESDLLVKPRVYTLSPPLPATEAGILLLELRLARDGGYRSWYVASDYPIPSVLRDPVFVEVRVLNRNDPSLVLVLNDCWATPTPEPYSGLRWDLLVGRCPFAGDNYKTRLIPVNAASHLRFPTHHNRFVVSTFAFWDRVSGRALTGEVYFHCSAEVCYPFTRENCTAPCSSKRRRSADDRSGVLVTANGPILFLEGEARLAARIHQDEKDAAVDSPSRVPGLAIGVALLSLALLVGTVAMWKMEPGRRVGSECSSMEL; encoded by the exons ATGGAGGGGTTGGGGATTCTTGTTTTGTTATTTGTTGTAATCTGTTCAGCTCAGCCGCCCTCTCTTCTTTTCCCCGCCGATAAATGTTGGTTGTCTCCTAAAAACCGCAAAGACTGCGGATTTCCGGGAATTGAAGCCATTGAGTGTGTGCAGAGAGGCTGCTGCTTCGATGCGGGGAATCGGGATGCGCCGCCGTGTTTCTATTCACTGGACAATCTGCCAG TCTGCACCAAGGATGGGCGGGTCCTGATCGCGATCTCCAAGGATTTGACGCTGCCTCCTGTAAACCTAACAACCCTCCATCTGAAGGATGGAGACGGAGCTGAGTGCAGTCCAACCGTGGCCTCTGCAGACACTGTGCTCTTTCAGTTCGCAGTCACTGAATGTGGCGCTACTCAGCGG CTGGACGGCGTGAACATCCTGTATGAAACGGATGTGTTGGGTGAGTTTGAGATCTTGGATGGCGCTTTGGGATCGGTGACCCGGGACAGCCCTTTCAG GCTCCATGTTCAGTGCAGTTACAAGGGAAGCCAGGAGTCTGATCTGCTGGTGAAGCCCAGAGTTTACACCCTTTCTCCGCCACTGCCAGCCACTGAGGCCGGGATCCTGCTTCTGGAGCTGAGACTAGCGAGAG atggtgGCTACCGGAGCTGGTACGTGGCCAGTGACTACCCGATCCCGAGTGTGCTCCGGGACCCCGTGTTTGTGGAGGTTCGTGTCCTGAACCGGAACGATCCGTCCCTTGTGCTGGTGCTCAATGACTGCTGGGCGACCCCAACCCCCGAGCCGTATTCGGGGCTCCGATGGGACCTCCTGGTGGGCAG gtGCCCCTTTGCTGGTGATAACTACAAAACCCGCCTCATACCAGTAAACGCTGCTTCCCATTTGCGGTTCCCAACTCACCATAATCGTTTTGTAGTCAGCACGTTCGCTTTCTGGGACCGAGTTTCGGGCCGGGCTCTGACCGGAGAG GTTTATTTCCACTGTAGTGCTGAGGTTTGCTACCCTTTCACCCGAGAGAACTGCACGGCTCCCTGCAGCTCCA AAAGGCGAAGAAGCGCCGATGACCGGTCTGGGGTCTTGGTGACCGCAAATGGACCCATCCTTTTCCTGGAAGGTGAAGCGAGGTTGGCTGCTCGAATCCACCAGGACGAGAAAG atgctgctgttGATTCACCCTCCCGTGTTCCTGGATTGGCGATTGGGGTAGCGCTGCTCTCCTTGGCCCTGTTGGTCGGGACTGTTGCTATGTGGAAAATGGAGCCTGGCCGCAGGGTGGGCTCCGAGTGCAGCTCTATGGAACTGTAG